One stretch of Bombus terrestris chromosome 5, iyBomTerr1.2, whole genome shotgun sequence DNA includes these proteins:
- the LOC100644757 gene encoding tubulin--tyrosine ligase-like protein 12 — protein MNYVTLFNHGEPQSFVIIFELYTMDGVGLFNTFLQSHQPQLEFSGVPRIYWHILFKKLQYQIFDSGLIFQLMRIDYDSDEKGDKDPIWKLYVCRKEGIAVKDPNNIYLIDHAWTYDINNARQNLSTIPDLLDRMCSLMGFDTDADEDEKIEFILNEMWRYNQSFAVNSGSIEDRMPVWYIMDEVGSAINHSDNPNFRTVPFLYLPDGVAYTLLFPIKDVDYQEEVTRNFIEGQTKDQRKQKALLLPWIEVSFIEESFLQIEPDEQYFLAGHIRESLPEKVDYKFLERAKGTKLKVFSQYTYVNEYLNDPAFQIVADEDQADILWYTSHFKDYKRLSIQSPYVFVNQFPFENVLTVKDLLSIICRRKAGERCFNPDTLETYPIWLPTTYNLNIELVQFVAYFEQRKSMNLDNHWICKPWNLARGLDIHITKNLYHILRLPSTGPKIAQKYITNPVLYDRPEIGKVKFDIRYVVMLKCVQPLQVFVYKNFFLRFANKEFALNNFDVYEQHFTVMNYSGDIPLCHIKCADFILEWERQYPDFSWKECVEPKILHMFREIFEAAVAIKPPKGIAESPQSRAVYAIDLILEWKEDTIQPMLLEINFAPDCKRACEYYPNFYNDIFKCLFLNFNNPEVFHDLCL, from the exons ATGAATTATGTTACACTATTCAATCATGGCGAGCCGCAAAGCTTCGTG ATTATATTTGAGTTGTATACAATGGACGGAGTAggattatttaatacttttcttCAATCACACCAACCTCAATTAGAATTTTCTGGGGTGCCAAGAATATATTGgcacattttatttaaaaaacttcAGTACCAGATATTTGATTCAGGTCtgatatttcaattaatgagAATTGATTACGATAGTGATGAGAAGGGTGACAAGGATCCTATTTGGAAGCTCTATGTTTGTCGTAAAGAAGGCATTGCTGTTAAGGATCCGaacaatatttatttgatagatCATGCATGGACGTATGATATTAACAATGCAAGGCAAAATTTATCAACTATTCCAGATCTATTAGATCGTATGTGTTCCTTAATGGGCTTTGACACAGATGCAGACGAAGATGAAAagatagaatttatattaaatgaaatGTGGAGGTACAATCAATCTTTTGCTGTAAATAGTGGTTCCATAGAGGATAGAATGCCAGTTTGGTATATTATGGATGAAGTAGGATCAGCAATAAATCATAGCGATAACCCCAACTTTAGAACAGTGCCTTTCTTGTATTTACCAGATGGTGTTGCTTATACACTTTTGTTTCCTATAAAAGATGTTGATTACCAAGAAGAAGTTACAAGAAATTTTATAGAAGGACAAACAAAAGACCAAAGAAAACAAAAAGCATTATTGTTACCTTGGATAGAAGTATCATTTATCGAAGAAAGCTTCTTGCAAATTGAACCAGATGAACAATACTTTTTGGCAGGTCATATTCGTGAAAGTCTACCAGAAAAAGTGGATTATAAGTTTCTTGAAAGAGCTAAAGGTACGAAATTAAAGGTTTTTtcacaatatacatatgtaaatgaaTATCTAAATGACCCTGCATTTCAAATTGTGGCTGATGAAGACCAGGCAGATATTTTATGGTACACCTCACATTTCAAAGACTACAAAAGATTAAGCATACAATCACCATACGTTTTCGTAAACCAATTTCCATTTGAAAATGTTCTAACTGTTAAAGATTTATTGTCGATTATATGTAGAAGAAAAGCAGGTGAAAGATGTTTCAATCCCGATACACTCGAAACTTATCCAATTTGGCTACCAACTACTTACAACCTAAATATAGAATTAGTGCAATTTGTTGCATACTTTGAACAGAGGAAATCAATGAATTTAGATAATCATTGGATTTGTAAACCTTGGAATCTAGCTAGAGGATTAGATATACACATTACGAAAAATTTGTACCATATATTACGATTGCCTAGCACAGGTCCGAAGATAGcgcaaaaatatattacaaatccCGTTTTGTATGACAGACCGGAAATCGGAAAAGTTAAGTTCGACATACGATACGTAGTAATGCTCAAATGTGTACAACCTCTACAAGTGTTCGTCTACAAAAATTTCTTCTTAAGATTTGCGAATAAGGAATTCGCTTTAAATAATTTCGACGTGTACGAACAACATTTCACAGTTATGAATTATTCAGGGGACATACCACTTTGTCATATAAAATGCGCGGATTTTATCTTGGAATGGGAGAGGCAATACCCCGACTTTTCATGGAAGGAATGTGTCGAGCCAAAAATCTTGCACATGTTTAGAGAGATTTTCGAGGCTGCAGTCGCGATAAAACCACCGAAAGGAATTGCGGAAAGCCCACAAAGTAGGGCTGTATACGCGATCGATTTGATCCTCGAATGGAAAGAAGATACGATACAGCCTATGTTATTGGAGATTAACTTTGCACCTGACTGTAAACGAGCATGCGAATATTATCCAAATTTTTACAACGACATATTTAAATGTCTGTTTTTGAACTTTAATAATCCGGAAGTATTTCATGATTTATGCTTATAG